From Aurantimicrobium sp. INA4, one genomic window encodes:
- a CDS encoding M13-type metalloendopeptidase → MSKNSDLSGIDIIELDENVRPQDDLYRHVNGKWEERTPIPADKARYGSFHILAEEAEKAVRDIIIEGQQAPEGTQQRTVGDLYTSFMDTELIESLGVAPIESQLAVASNVATISQLLDTVARLERQGVGGFLELFVDNDPGNPERYLVFAEQGGINLPDESYFRDEKFASAREAYLNHIQRMFELTAEHLPTTAGLDNAAVRAQRVFDLETALAAAHWDNVRTRDSVATYNPMTWTEVKDLVASGAREAIDLEAIVGSDPNEHVADLDLWLTALDAPAGALDTVVVREPSFLEGLGALLTQEHLEAWRDWLSWNIIHSAAPFLPAAFVSENFDFYGRTLTGTPEQRERWKRGVSLVEGSMGEAVGRVYVERHFPERAKAEMDVLVANLIEAYRQSITELDWMSEATRKRALEKLDKFTPKVGYPVKWRDYSSLVVSPTDLVGNMRRVAEFEFQRELGKIGKPIDRDEWFMTPQTVNAYYNPGFNEIVFPAAILQPPFFHPDWDDAANYGSIGAVIGHEIGHGFDDQGSRFDGDGLLTDWWTDEDRAAFEERTKSLIDQYNALSPKQVPGHFVNGELTIGENIGDLGGLAIAWKAYLISLNGEEPPVIDGLTGAQRFFLSWAQSWQQKGRDEEVIRLLAIDPHSPNEFRCNQIVRNIDAFYDAFDVHPADELWLDANERVSIW, encoded by the coding sequence ATGAGCAAAAACAGCGACCTTTCGGGAATCGACATCATCGAATTAGATGAGAACGTTCGCCCACAAGACGATCTTTACCGTCACGTCAACGGCAAGTGGGAAGAGCGTACCCCTATCCCTGCAGACAAAGCACGCTATGGCTCATTTCACATCCTTGCCGAGGAAGCAGAAAAGGCTGTTCGCGACATCATCATCGAAGGACAGCAAGCCCCCGAAGGAACCCAGCAGCGCACCGTGGGTGATCTGTACACCAGTTTCATGGACACCGAACTGATCGAGTCCTTAGGTGTTGCCCCTATCGAATCTCAGCTTGCTGTTGCTTCGAACGTCGCTACGATTTCGCAGCTCTTAGACACGGTTGCCCGACTCGAACGTCAAGGCGTCGGCGGATTCCTGGAACTGTTCGTCGACAACGATCCCGGCAACCCAGAACGCTATCTGGTTTTCGCGGAACAAGGCGGAATCAATTTGCCAGATGAAAGCTATTTCCGCGATGAGAAGTTTGCTTCTGCACGCGAGGCATACCTCAACCACATTCAACGCATGTTTGAACTCACAGCAGAACACCTGCCCACAACTGCGGGACTCGATAACGCTGCCGTACGCGCACAACGCGTCTTTGATTTAGAGACTGCGCTCGCCGCTGCACACTGGGACAACGTTCGCACCCGTGATTCGGTAGCAACCTATAACCCCATGACCTGGACTGAGGTGAAAGACCTTGTCGCATCCGGTGCGCGCGAAGCGATCGATCTCGAGGCGATTGTGGGATCTGACCCGAATGAGCATGTTGCCGACCTGGACTTGTGGCTCACTGCTCTCGATGCGCCTGCCGGTGCATTGGACACTGTTGTTGTCCGCGAACCAAGCTTCCTGGAAGGACTCGGTGCCCTGCTGACGCAGGAGCACCTCGAAGCATGGCGTGACTGGCTCAGCTGGAACATCATTCACTCGGCAGCTCCATTCCTGCCAGCTGCCTTTGTCTCTGAAAACTTCGACTTCTACGGACGCACCCTCACTGGAACCCCGGAACAGCGCGAGCGCTGGAAGCGCGGAGTGTCCCTCGTTGAAGGATCCATGGGTGAAGCAGTCGGTCGGGTGTATGTGGAGCGACACTTCCCCGAGCGAGCTAAAGCAGAAATGGATGTGTTGGTTGCCAACCTTATTGAGGCCTATCGCCAGTCCATTACTGAACTGGATTGGATGAGCGAAGCAACCAGAAAGCGTGCTCTAGAAAAACTAGATAAGTTCACTCCGAAGGTTGGATACCCCGTCAAGTGGCGGGACTACTCCAGTCTCGTCGTGAGCCCCACCGATCTGGTAGGCAACATGCGACGAGTTGCCGAGTTTGAATTCCAACGTGAACTGGGCAAGATTGGCAAGCCCATTGACCGCGACGAGTGGTTCATGACTCCTCAAACCGTCAACGCCTATTACAACCCGGGCTTTAACGAGATTGTGTTCCCGGCAGCAATCTTGCAGCCACCTTTCTTCCACCCAGATTGGGATGACGCCGCCAACTATGGCTCCATCGGAGCCGTGATTGGCCACGAGATTGGTCACGGTTTTGATGACCAAGGCTCACGCTTTGATGGTGATGGTCTGCTGACTGACTGGTGGACGGATGAGGACCGTGCTGCCTTTGAAGAGCGCACCAAGAGCCTCATTGATCAATACAACGCACTTTCGCCCAAGCAAGTTCCCGGCCACTTCGTCAACGGTGAACTCACCATTGGTGAAAACATTGGTGACCTCGGTGGTCTGGCCATTGCGTGGAAGGCATACCTCATCTCGCTCAATGGTGAGGAGCCTCCGGTCATTGACGGTCTCACCGGTGCGCAGCGCTTCTTCCTCAGCTGGGCACAGTCCTGGCAGCAGAAGGGACGAGATGAAGAAGTCATTCGTCTTCTCGCCATCGACCCCCACTCACCAAACGAATTCCGTTGCAACCAAATTGTCCGCAACATCGATGCGTTCTATGACGCTTTTGATGTTCATCCAGCTGATGAGCTCTGGCTTGATGCCAATGAGCGCGTCAGTATCTGGTAG
- a CDS encoding glycine--tRNA ligase: MAPTSRLDAVIALAQHRGFVFQAGEIYGGSRSAWDYGPLGVALKENIKKQWWNYMVQRRDDVVGLDSSVILPRKVWEASGHVEVFSDPLVECTSCHKRHREDHLIEAFEERKGRAPEGGLAEVPCPDCGTRGAWTEPKPFSGLLKTYLGPVAEEAGMHYLRPETAQGIFVNFANVLQAARMKPPFGIGQIGKSFRNEITPGNFIFRTREFEQMEMEFFVEPGTDEEWHQYWIDHRLAWYVDLGINPDNLRLYEHAKEKLSHYSKRTVDIEYRFGFQSGEFGELEGIANRTDFDLKTHTEHSGKDLSYFDQTKNERWTPYVIEPAAGLTRSLMAFLVDAYVEEEVENAKGGTDKRTVLKLDPRLAPIKAAVLPLSRNEQLSPMAKELASELRQSWNVDFDDSGAIGRRYRRQDEIGTPFCITVDFESLEDKSVTVRHRDTMAQERILIEDLHMYLALALKGA; this comes from the coding sequence ATGGCCCCCACCTCACGTCTTGACGCTGTTATTGCTCTCGCCCAACACCGTGGCTTTGTTTTCCAAGCAGGTGAAATTTATGGCGGCTCCCGCTCCGCATGGGACTACGGCCCCTTGGGCGTTGCCCTGAAAGAGAACATCAAGAAGCAGTGGTGGAACTACATGGTTCAGCGCCGCGACGATGTCGTTGGCTTGGACTCTTCGGTCATTCTTCCCCGTAAGGTATGGGAAGCCTCTGGTCACGTTGAAGTGTTCTCTGACCCACTCGTGGAGTGCACCAGCTGCCATAAGCGCCACCGTGAAGATCACCTCATTGAGGCATTCGAGGAGCGCAAAGGTCGCGCCCCTGAGGGTGGCCTCGCTGAAGTTCCCTGCCCGGACTGTGGAACCCGTGGTGCATGGACTGAACCAAAGCCGTTCTCTGGTTTGCTGAAGACGTACTTAGGTCCCGTCGCCGAAGAAGCAGGTATGCACTATCTGCGCCCCGAAACGGCACAGGGCATCTTTGTGAACTTCGCCAACGTGCTGCAAGCAGCACGTATGAAGCCTCCCTTTGGTATTGGCCAGATTGGTAAGAGCTTCCGCAACGAGATCACTCCTGGAAACTTCATCTTCCGCACCCGTGAGTTTGAACAGATGGAGATGGAATTCTTCGTCGAGCCTGGAACTGACGAAGAGTGGCATCAGTACTGGATTGATCACCGCTTAGCGTGGTATGTCGACTTAGGGATCAACCCCGACAACCTGCGTCTCTACGAACACGCCAAAGAGAAGCTTTCTCACTATTCAAAGCGCACTGTCGATATCGAGTACCGCTTCGGTTTCCAAAGCGGTGAGTTTGGTGAGCTGGAAGGTATTGCAAACCGCACTGATTTTGATCTCAAGACTCACACCGAACACTCTGGCAAAGATCTTTCCTACTTCGATCAGACCAAGAACGAGCGTTGGACCCCTTACGTTATTGAACCTGCGGCTGGTTTGACCAGGTCCTTGATGGCATTCCTTGTCGATGCCTACGTCGAGGAAGAAGTAGAAAACGCCAAGGGCGGAACTGACAAGCGCACCGTGCTCAAACTTGATCCTCGTCTTGCACCGATCAAGGCAGCTGTGCTTCCTCTGTCTCGTAATGAACAGCTTTCTCCCATGGCCAAGGAGCTTGCTTCTGAACTGCGCCAGTCCTGGAATGTTGACTTCGATGACTCAGGTGCCATCGGACGCCGTTACCGTCGTCAAGATGAAATCGGGACGCCGTTCTGCATCACTGTTGACTTTGAATCTCTTGAGGACAAGTCAGTGACCGTTCGTCACCGTGACACTATGGCGCAGGAGCGCATCCTCATCGAGGACCTGCACATGTATCTTGCTCTTGCCCTCAAGGGTGCATAG
- a CDS encoding YtxH domain-containing protein, translated as MKGKLLFIAGLAIGYVFGTRAGRRRYEQIKSAAQNIWESEPVQWSVKQAQDAVGDVAEEALTVAKRVIHQVTGEKPAAKKAPAKKPAAKKAPTEPTAKMAAPKTEPKPAAK; from the coding sequence ATGAAGGGCAAGCTCCTTTTCATTGCAGGTCTCGCAATTGGCTACGTCTTTGGCACCCGTGCGGGCCGTCGACGCTACGAGCAGATTAAGTCTGCCGCCCAGAACATCTGGGAGTCAGAGCCCGTTCAGTGGTCAGTCAAACAAGCGCAAGACGCTGTCGGCGATGTCGCTGAAGAGGCGCTCACCGTCGCAAAGCGCGTGATCCACCAGGTCACCGGTGAGAAGCCCGCCGCCAAGAAGGCACCAGCCAAGAAGCCCGCTGCGAAGAAAGCTCCAACCGAGCCCACAGCAAAAATGGCCGCACCAAAAACTGAACCTAAGCCTGCCGCGAAGTAA
- a CDS encoding phage holin family protein, translating into MSASQPSNKESSEKSLFTLLRELPGILMDLLQAEFEQFKREMARKLKNLGVGAVLILIAVTLLSFLAFTLLLAGIFALALVMPAWAAALTVAGILVVIIAILVGVAAMQFKKGSPPLPTETFDSVVKDAHAFKGDDNNGI; encoded by the coding sequence ATGTCTGCGTCTCAACCGTCAAATAAGGAATCGTCAGAGAAGTCCCTGTTTACGCTGCTGCGTGAATTGCCCGGCATTCTGATGGATCTGCTGCAGGCAGAGTTTGAACAGTTCAAGCGTGAGATGGCACGCAAGCTCAAGAACTTGGGCGTCGGAGCCGTTCTTATTCTTATTGCCGTGACGCTGCTCAGCTTCCTGGCTTTCACTCTGCTGCTAGCTGGCATTTTCGCGCTGGCGCTTGTTATGCCAGCTTGGGCAGCAGCACTGACCGTTGCCGGCATTCTTGTGGTGATCATCGCCATCTTGGTGGGGGTTGCTGCTATGCAATTCAAAAAGGGTAGCCCTCCTTTGCCGACCGAAACTTTTGACAGTGTCGTGAAAGACGCTCATGCCTTCAAGGGAGATGACAACAATGGCATCTAA
- a CDS encoding DUF3618 domain-containing protein, with translation MASNPQLKKVSEEEFYAEPSYVSTLSNTELQEHLSATRNKLSETLDGLEDKANVPKQLGKAKDRLQARFMVMREEQPLVLLGIGVGAVALAGAIIAGVIRSARK, from the coding sequence ATGGCATCTAACCCTCAGTTGAAAAAGGTCTCAGAAGAAGAGTTTTATGCAGAGCCTTCATACGTTTCTACTCTGAGCAACACAGAACTCCAGGAGCACCTCAGCGCAACACGGAACAAGCTTTCTGAAACACTCGACGGACTTGAAGATAAAGCCAACGTCCCGAAGCAGCTCGGTAAGGCGAAAGATCGTCTCCAGGCACGCTTCATGGTGATGCGAGAAGAACAACCTCTTGTGTTGCTGGGCATTGGCGTGGGAGCCGTGGCTCTTGCTGGCGCCATCATCGCGGGCGTAATTCGTTCAGCACGGAAGTAG
- a CDS encoding uroporphyrinogen-III synthase — MSFTSPIETRPLYGHRVLVPRGGPWGDSVASALRAKGASAVIAPMVNFAPTDDAPALDAALKSLAAGEFDWVTLTSATTVDVLSAHQAVIPASTKVACVGETTATALAAAGYKADLAPSEENTAHGLLEEWTAATGGVIPLRVLTLRSQIALPVLTEGLIRIGHDVHSVVAYRSVGVDVSEGVINDVRQGKFSAILVTSGSVAEQISLQIGEIPEKTFTAATGPRTAKDARSFGLRIDAIADEINIESMVDLLVDHALKTKP; from the coding sequence ATGTCATTTACCTCACCTATTGAGACGCGCCCTCTGTATGGGCATCGCGTCCTTGTACCTCGCGGTGGACCCTGGGGCGACTCTGTCGCATCAGCTCTCCGCGCTAAAGGTGCATCAGCGGTAATTGCACCCATGGTGAACTTTGCTCCAACCGATGATGCCCCTGCGCTTGATGCTGCACTGAAGTCGTTAGCTGCAGGTGAATTCGACTGGGTCACATTAACGAGTGCAACAACAGTCGATGTTCTCTCGGCACACCAGGCGGTCATTCCTGCCAGCACCAAGGTGGCATGTGTTGGTGAAACAACGGCTACCGCTTTGGCGGCTGCTGGCTACAAAGCGGACCTTGCACCCAGCGAAGAGAACACCGCTCACGGCTTGCTCGAAGAGTGGACTGCTGCAACCGGTGGCGTCATTCCTCTTCGTGTTCTCACTCTGCGCTCACAGATTGCGCTTCCTGTTTTGACCGAAGGATTGATTCGTATCGGCCACGATGTTCACTCCGTGGTGGCATACCGTTCTGTCGGTGTTGATGTGTCCGAGGGTGTCATCAATGATGTTCGCCAGGGAAAGTTCAGTGCCATTCTTGTGACGTCGGGTTCTGTTGCAGAACAGATCTCGCTTCAGATAGGCGAAATTCCCGAGAAGACCTTCACGGCAGCAACTGGTCCTCGCACTGCAAAGGATGCGCGTTCATTTGGTTTGCGGATTGATGCCATCGCAGATGAAATCAATATTGAATCAATGGTCGACCTTCTCGTCGACCACGCTTTGAAGACTAAGCCCTAA
- a CDS encoding rhodanese-related sulfurtransferase, with protein MAVPKVLLYYAFTPIADPDAIRLWQRDLCESLNLRGRILISKHGINGTVGGDLDNVKMYLRKTKEYPGFKKMDAKWSDGTGLDENGLSLDFPKLSVKARPEIVAFGVPDEIEVNNRGIVGGGKKLKPHELDALVAERGDEVLFFDGRNAWEAEIGRFKNAIVPDVMTTQDFVRELESGKYDHIKDKPIVTYCTGGIRCEILTPIMKARGFKEVYQIDGGIVRYGEARGNQGLWEGSLYVFDKRITMDFAPDVKLLGTCTSCGTKSNHMVNCVDKSCREQMVVCEECAAKPVYCDEHANIRA; from the coding sequence ATGGCAGTTCCCAAAGTTCTTCTCTACTACGCATTCACCCCCATTGCTGACCCTGATGCAATTCGTCTCTGGCAGCGTGACCTGTGTGAAAGCTTGAACCTGCGTGGACGCATCCTTATCTCGAAGCACGGCATCAACGGAACCGTTGGCGGTGACCTCGACAACGTCAAGATGTACTTGCGCAAAACAAAGGAATACCCCGGCTTCAAAAAGATGGATGCCAAGTGGAGTGATGGCACAGGGCTTGACGAAAACGGCCTGAGCCTCGATTTCCCCAAACTCAGCGTGAAGGCACGTCCTGAGATTGTTGCTTTTGGAGTGCCCGACGAAATCGAAGTGAACAACCGCGGAATCGTTGGCGGCGGGAAAAAGCTCAAACCCCACGAGCTTGATGCCCTCGTGGCAGAGCGTGGTGACGAAGTCCTCTTCTTCGACGGACGCAATGCCTGGGAAGCAGAGATTGGTCGTTTCAAGAACGCGATCGTTCCTGACGTGATGACCACACAAGACTTCGTGCGTGAACTTGAAAGTGGCAAATACGACCACATCAAAGACAAGCCCATCGTCACCTACTGCACAGGTGGAATTCGTTGCGAGATCCTCACCCCCATCATGAAGGCCCGCGGCTTCAAGGAGGTCTACCAAATCGATGGTGGCATCGTTCGCTATGGCGAAGCCCGCGGAAACCAGGGACTCTGGGAAGGCTCGCTTTATGTCTTCGACAAGCGCATCACCATGGACTTCGCTCCTGACGTCAAACTCTTAGGCACCTGCACGAGCTGTGGAACCAAGTCCAACCACATGGTCAACTGTGTCGACAAATCCTGCCGCGAACAAATGGTTGTTTGCGAGGAATGTGCAGCCAAGCCCGTCTACTGTGACGAGCACGCCAACATTAGGGCTTAG
- a CDS encoding metal ABC transporter substrate-binding protein, translating to MKKVAALIALALGALSLSACSAPAENPEGLSIVATTTQVTEFTSTIVGSEGTVTGLIQPNQSAHSFDPSAKQLLLLSQADAVVMNGADLEPWLQDALDAANFQGEIIDASTGIELLAAGESEEDHAAHAEDEHNHGEGDPHVWTSPANAEVMVSNIATGLTALPEVTDQMQATFEANATAYNQQLTILDEWIVANFAQVPEAQRLLVTNHDAFTYFVDAYGITFLGSIIPSFDDNAEPSAAELDALIALIKESGATAVFSESSISPKLAETIGTEAGVKVYSGEDALYSDSLGVAGSEGETYIKATIHNVTKLMEAWGYPVLPVPAELAS from the coding sequence GTGAAAAAAGTAGCCGCTCTCATTGCCCTTGCACTAGGTGCACTCAGTCTGAGTGCCTGCAGTGCACCCGCCGAGAACCCTGAAGGACTGAGCATTGTTGCAACAACAACGCAAGTCACTGAATTCACCAGCACCATAGTTGGCTCCGAAGGAACTGTCACCGGACTGATTCAGCCCAATCAGAGTGCTCACTCTTTTGACCCTTCGGCCAAACAACTGTTGCTGCTATCTCAAGCTGATGCCGTAGTCATGAACGGTGCTGATCTTGAACCGTGGCTCCAAGATGCACTAGATGCCGCTAACTTCCAAGGCGAGATCATCGACGCCTCAACCGGAATCGAACTGCTAGCTGCAGGCGAATCTGAAGAAGATCACGCTGCGCATGCCGAAGATGAACACAATCACGGTGAGGGAGATCCGCATGTGTGGACGTCCCCTGCCAATGCTGAAGTAATGGTCTCGAACATCGCAACAGGACTTACAGCCCTGCCTGAGGTAACTGACCAGATGCAGGCAACCTTTGAGGCAAATGCCACTGCGTATAACCAACAACTGACCATCTTGGATGAGTGGATTGTGGCGAACTTTGCACAAGTTCCCGAGGCACAGCGACTGCTGGTTACCAACCACGACGCATTTACCTACTTTGTTGATGCATACGGCATCACTTTCCTGGGTTCCATCATCCCGAGCTTCGACGACAATGCTGAACCAAGCGCTGCAGAACTTGATGCGCTTATTGCTCTCATTAAGGAGTCCGGTGCAACAGCAGTCTTCTCGGAAAGCTCTATCTCCCCCAAGCTCGCAGAAACCATTGGCACAGAAGCAGGGGTGAAGGTGTATTCAGGTGAAGATGCACTCTATTCAGATTCACTCGGTGTTGCCGGTTCGGAAGGGGAAACCTACATCAAAGCAACAATTCATAATGTGACCAAGCTGATGGAAGCATGGGGATACCCCGTGCTTCCAGTTCCCGCTGAGCTAGCCTCATGA
- a CDS encoding metal ABC transporter ATP-binding protein, with amino-acid sequence MSPRTRPIPIVTNDALTITGGAFSYGTTPALTDVTITVKPGEAMALIGPNGSGKSTLLKGVLGLIPLVEGSMGLGKIEGIGYLPQTEHIDPEFPVTLKQVVMMGRYRKLGLFRFPSSSDRAAVRKAIASVGLTNVANKRFGSLSGGQQQRGFLARALASEPGLLLLDEPFNGLDQPNRDALMQTLRQLKSAGVAIIVTTHDLDLAREVCDTVLFVNGRQVAFGPKEEVLTLANLQEVFADFQVEIDEHTVVVPGHEGH; translated from the coding sequence ATGAGTCCACGAACGCGGCCGATTCCTATCGTCACCAATGATGCACTCACCATTACTGGAGGTGCCTTCAGCTATGGCACAACCCCGGCGCTGACAGATGTCACAATCACGGTAAAACCCGGTGAAGCCATGGCCCTGATTGGGCCCAATGGTTCTGGTAAGTCAACCCTGCTCAAAGGAGTGTTGGGACTCATTCCACTTGTGGAAGGGTCAATGGGCTTGGGAAAGATCGAAGGCATCGGTTACCTGCCACAGACAGAACATATCGACCCCGAGTTCCCAGTCACCCTCAAGCAGGTCGTCATGATGGGGCGTTATCGCAAGCTGGGATTGTTTCGCTTTCCCTCAAGTTCAGACAGAGCAGCAGTTCGGAAAGCCATCGCCAGTGTGGGGTTGACCAATGTGGCCAACAAGCGTTTTGGGTCGCTTTCTGGAGGACAGCAGCAACGAGGATTCCTCGCTCGTGCCCTAGCGTCAGAGCCAGGGCTTTTGCTTTTGGACGAACCTTTCAACGGTTTAGATCAGCCCAACCGTGATGCATTGATGCAGACTCTGCGTCAACTCAAGTCAGCGGGTGTAGCCATCATCGTGACCACTCACGATTTGGATCTCGCTCGCGAAGTTTGCGACACCGTACTCTTTGTCAACGGTCGTCAAGTTGCTTTCGGGCCCAAAGAAGAAGTTCTTACCCTGGCCAACCTGCAAGAAGTCTTCGCCGACTTCCAGGTTGAAATTGATGAGCACACTGTGGTCGTCCCCGGACACGAAGGTCACTAA
- a CDS encoding metal ABC transporter permease, whose protein sequence is MNLLDSFTTAFTLPFMGRALLVLMVLSIAAGVIGVFINLRGLEFLSDGLTHAVFPGLAAGFVFAGQGGVIIGALVAAAAATIVLTLMSNNRVTSDATTAIVLTAMFSIGVIIVSASPGRAGGLEQLLFGHLLTVTNTEALTTIAVAAVALVLVLLTFRRQVFRAFDPEGSVAAGYRRVSTELVLNVAIALVIVAASNAVGNLLVLAVLIVPGALSRLVSSKLGGIFAVAIGSALLASWLGLSIGFNISVVGGVDVPAGATVALSFVALYAIALIARVLRRGVNA, encoded by the coding sequence GTGAACCTGCTCGACTCCTTCACAACCGCATTTACCCTGCCCTTTATGGGCAGGGCTTTGTTGGTGCTGATGGTGTTGAGTATTGCCGCAGGTGTCATCGGTGTTTTTATCAACCTGCGTGGATTGGAATTCCTCAGTGACGGACTGACACATGCTGTATTTCCTGGCCTTGCCGCTGGCTTTGTCTTTGCCGGTCAGGGCGGAGTCATTATCGGTGCACTTGTCGCGGCAGCAGCCGCAACGATTGTGCTCACTCTCATGAGTAACAATCGCGTGACCTCAGATGCCACCACGGCCATCGTGCTCACCGCGATGTTTAGTATCGGTGTGATTATCGTGTCCGCATCCCCAGGCCGTGCTGGTGGGCTGGAACAGCTGCTCTTTGGCCACCTGCTTACCGTGACGAATACTGAAGCCCTCACCACTATTGCTGTCGCAGCTGTTGCCTTGGTGCTTGTCTTACTGACTTTTCGCAGGCAGGTATTTCGCGCGTTTGATCCAGAAGGCAGCGTTGCTGCCGGCTATCGCCGGGTCAGCACCGAGTTGGTCTTGAATGTTGCCATTGCCTTAGTGATTGTTGCGGCGTCCAATGCAGTGGGGAACCTTCTCGTCCTTGCTGTGTTGATTGTGCCCGGGGCACTGTCACGGTTGGTCTCGAGCAAATTAGGTGGCATCTTCGCTGTCGCCATCGGTTCAGCTTTGCTTGCCTCCTGGCTAGGACTTTCCATCGGATTCAATATTTCTGTTGTTGGTGGCGTAGATGTTCCCGCCGGAGCAACCGTCGCGTTGAGCTTTGTTGCGCTCTATGCCATCGCATTGATAGCTCGAGTGCTGCGAAGGGGTGTCAACGCATGA
- a CDS encoding metal ABC transporter permease — MSYFERALVVIVLIGALAGLAGVLVVLRKRVLFAQALTHATFPGAVIATILGASLQVGALIACISLAVILTFLSRIRGQGTQAASGVMLTAGFAAGVLLQALNPSIPIQIDSFLFGSILSATWLDGIVAAAALFAVIVALLIWGKQILFYLFDAESYAATGAKPWLMDAALLLITTVAIVAAIPAAGAILAIALIAAPAAAARYFTDKIVVMLWLSPTLGVFAGVSGLLLSRWVGVSAGASIALVSATIFFIAWGTFTMRRPAVLGATA; from the coding sequence ATGAGTTACTTCGAGCGTGCCCTTGTCGTGATTGTGCTCATTGGTGCACTTGCAGGACTTGCAGGAGTCTTGGTTGTGTTGCGCAAGCGTGTGCTTTTTGCCCAAGCTCTCACTCACGCAACATTCCCCGGCGCCGTCATCGCCACCATTCTGGGCGCAAGCCTGCAGGTCGGTGCACTGATTGCCTGTATCAGTTTGGCTGTGATCTTGACATTCCTCAGTCGCATCCGCGGGCAAGGAACTCAGGCAGCATCAGGAGTGATGCTCACTGCAGGTTTTGCTGCGGGAGTTCTGCTGCAAGCGCTAAACCCCAGCATCCCCATTCAAATCGATTCCTTCCTTTTCGGATCAATTCTTTCGGCCACGTGGCTCGACGGAATTGTTGCGGCAGCAGCACTCTTCGCGGTGATTGTGGCATTGCTGATTTGGGGGAAGCAGATACTCTTCTACCTCTTCGACGCTGAAAGCTATGCAGCAACAGGAGCGAAGCCGTGGCTCATGGACGCAGCCTTGCTCCTCATCACCACAGTTGCCATCGTTGCCGCTATTCCTGCCGCTGGCGCAATCTTGGCAATCGCGCTCATCGCCGCTCCGGCAGCTGCCGCCCGGTATTTCACCGACAAAATTGTGGTGATGTTGTGGCTCTCGCCCACGCTCGGAGTGTTTGCCGGAGTCAGCGGCCTTCTTCTTTCTCGGTGGGTTGGAGTCAGTGCCGGCGCAAGCATTGCCCTGGTTTCTGCCACAATCTTCTTCATCGCATGGGGAACATTCACTATGCGCCGCCCTGCAGTTTTGGGAGCAACAGCATGA
- a CDS encoding transcriptional repressor translates to MKRNTWQREAVRTALTERGDFISAQKLHSELKAEGSPIGLATVYRALTDLVSSNEADALQSPDGENLYRACSSDGHHHHLICRQCGHTEEIEAEAVESWAAEVAADHGFTQPRHVVDVFGLCQKCS, encoded by the coding sequence ATGAAACGTAACACCTGGCAACGCGAAGCCGTCAGGACAGCACTGACTGAGCGCGGAGATTTCATCAGCGCACAGAAACTCCATTCAGAACTCAAAGCAGAAGGCTCACCGATTGGTTTGGCTACGGTCTACCGTGCACTAACAGATCTCGTTTCGAGCAATGAGGCAGATGCCCTCCAGTCACCCGATGGAGAAAACCTCTATCGCGCATGTTCGAGTGATGGACATCACCATCACCTAATTTGCCGACAGTGTGGTCACACCGAAGAAATCGAAGCTGAAGCCGTGGAGTCGTGGGCTGCGGAAGTAGCTGCAGACCATGGATTTACTCAGCCACGACACGTTGTGGATGTTTTTGGGCTTTGCCAGAAGTGTTCTTAA
- the rpmB gene encoding 50S ribosomal protein L28 → MAATCQVTGAVPGFGHNISHSHRRTKRRFDPNIQKKTYYVPSLRRNVTLTLSAKGIKVIDARGIESVVKDLLARGEKI, encoded by the coding sequence ATGGCTGCGACCTGTCAGGTGACCGGAGCCGTACCCGGCTTTGGGCACAACATTTCACACTCGCACCGACGCACCAAGCGTCGTTTCGATCCCAACATTCAGAAGAAGACGTACTACGTACCTTCTCTTCGTCGTAATGTAACGCTGACTCTGTCGGCTAAGGGAATCAAGGTTATTGACGCACGTGGCATTGAGTCCGTGGTCAAGGACCTTCTCGCTCGTGGGGAGAAGATCTAA
- the rpmG gene encoding 50S ribosomal protein L33 codes for MAKQQDVRPIIKLRSTAGTGYTYVTRKNRRNTPDRLVLKKYDPVVRQHVEFREER; via the coding sequence ATGGCTAAGCAACAGGACGTACGTCCCATCATCAAGCTGCGCTCTACCGCGGGAACTGGTTACACCTACGTAACCCGCAAGAACCGCCGCAACACCCCCGACCGTCTTGTACTCAAGAAGTACGACCCCGTAGTGCGTCAGCACGTTGAATTCCGTGAGGAGCGCTAA